DNA sequence from the Suricata suricatta isolate VVHF042 chromosome 5, meerkat_22Aug2017_6uvM2_HiC, whole genome shotgun sequence genome:
GACacagataaatgtttttaaaagcatctCCAACAACCGTGCTGGGAAACGTGTGTCGCCTGTAGGCACTTTTGTTAATGCTATTACTTTGGACCACAGGGTCACTAAGAAATTAGATGCAATCTTTGCCTTCCTGTGTCTTTGGGAAGAGTAAGAATAGTTATTGAACTTCTGGtacttaaacaaagaaaatatgaaaaaaaaatgtagtcatAATctccaagaaaatataaaaccaaactaCAAGAGTACCTTACAGATTAAACCTACAACAAATATGGCCTATGGTTCCCCAGAAACCCCTCCTCAGACCAACCCCCTACCCCTACACAACCTGGTTGTTTATGTAAATACAAAAGTCTACTTTCCATTTTAGGACACAGACATATTTTAGAATGGTGAATTAACTGTAACTATAACCTAAAATAAGTAACTGAAATATATGTAAACTAAGTATTGCATATCTATTTGTAGTGCACTTTATAAAGCCTGAGTTTACAAAATAATGGTTTCCAATTTTTTGGAATTGGAATTGGAATCCATATTAACTCAGAGCACGTAATTTTTTGCCATATAACATATGTAaccaaaaaatacaattaatCCAAATGAAAACATGCTTTTAATTACCACAATTAAACAAGTATAAAAAATGTTGGTAGCAAATAGTGCTCAAACTTTCTTCAGTTTTAGCATAAGTATTaccactaataaaaatatttgttaccGAACTGTCCTTATTAATAGCCAAATGTATTTGATAAATATACAATATCTATACATTCTGGCTTTATACATGTGTGAATTGTTAGtataatcttaaaatatgtttaaagtactttaaattttatccagtaaattataattttattttttctctggagCTTGAAACATTTTGGAGACATAATGAGAACTTTCACACTAAAATTTGTGActtatgcatttaaatattttactggtAAAAGTTATATAATGAACTTATGTCTGGTTTCAGTTCCATGATGGTTTATTTGTTGGCTAAGACTGGAAGAGCATTTCCCATAATGGACTCACAAATTAATCGACTGTCTTGcttagaaaaagaatttaactGGAAAccaataatgtcttttaaaatagcTACACAAAAGCCAGATTAGAAAAAAACACAGCTCTCTAAATCCCAGGGCTTTAAGGGTATCTGGATCATTTGAAGTAAAACTAAAGGAGTTTTAAAAGACAagatctaggggctcctgggtggctcagttggttagtgtctggcttcagctcaggtcatgatccctctggttcatgagtttgagccccgcatcgggctctgtgctgacagctcagaacctgcagcctgcttcagattctgtgtcgccctctctctccctttctctctttctctctctctctctctctctgccccccccccattcacacactgtcttgctctctcaaaaataaatacacattaaagaaagaaaggcaagctCTAGAAGGTAGAATTCAGACATTCTATTCAAGTATAACCTTTTCTAAAAATTCTGGCAATAATCAGAAATTAAGTAGAATAAGAATACAGATACAATATGATCTTTTTACATCTCTATTGGTATACACTTCATTTATAAGGATTTATAATTTCAGAGAATAAACAGTCTTCAGTTTCTAACTACCAGGAATAAAAATGGGCCTAGATCATCTATATCATTTTTCTGGATTCtctaaatttgttttcaaatgttaacTTAATTTTATCTCCACAGAGAATAAGTGTCGTTAAATATAAATGTGTCAAAAGTTAGAAAGGTATTAATATCATATCCTCAAAGATgactttatcaaaatatatacatccttttataaaaacatttcaacTTCTTTGGCCTGCACTACATTTAAagttaggattaaaaaaaaaaagaagaaaaggaaaaaagtaagaaaaatagcCCGCTGCTATGATTACAGCTTTTATACTGATGTAATTCGAAGATTTTCACTGGGAATCAAGGCAATAAGTTTATGATCATTAAATGTGAATAGAGAAATATAAACTTGAgtgttaagtaaatattttaaaaatgtgaatggcTAGTGCTGACATAGTCTTCGAtggttatttgcatttttatctaATTAAGTTTTATGCTCATGTTAGACATCTTTAGCATTCTCTCACTGTAAGTACTACCTTGTTCTATGAGTGTGATCAACTCATCTAAATTCTTGGGAGCTGATTCCACATTAATAATCTGATTAAGTTAGAAAatctatttctaaattctttgtaTAATTGTATAATTATCTGTGGCTCTGTATATTCGGTTTGAGTTGAACGTTGGAGACAATGTTAGGGATTATGAAATtgattataattaaaaatctgaaCGTAAGCTATATCAAAATATCAATCATCttgaaaaatattgtatataaatatgcatatggtTATGTATCCAGTTTCACCTGTAATTTTATGTAAAGTGAATTAGAGATCTAAATTTCATTTGTCTTTCCAACCACAAATACCAATTGTAattctccattgtgtgtgtatatatatacatgcacatacacatgcacatacacacacactgacagAATGATTCTTTCAAGGAAATGAGACTCTCTGGCTACCtcttaaatgtatattgaaaATAAGAAACCCCCAATTTGTATTCAAACACACTATACACCTAGACTCCAGATATAACAATTTAATCATTAGTCAACAGATCCTTCTTTAGGATGCAAATGAGCTACATTTGGTATTTGTGTAAATTAAACCATTCACTCCCTAAAGACGACATACCCAGATTTTCCTCCCAGAGTGcattacaatagccaagataataAAGAACAAGGCACATACATACATTTCTCTAGCTATAGTTTACCAAAAGTATAATATATTTCTAAGGATTAGAAAGAATTAGAAACAGTTTAAAACCATATCCATACCACCAGTTGAAAGTATTTCTCCAAATGAAGACAAGTGAAAAATACCCCATGCTATTCTTTTTATAGAATCATCCTTgtattcaatatatttaaaagcaacaAAGGAGAAGAATTAAAGTGATTTCAGTGAAAATGTTAACAGAAAGCAActtcaaattaaaagtaaaatggtcCAACAACTATGTGCAAATCCCAATTCAGCTGGAATACCCACCTACaatgaaaagtatgaaaaaattaaataggtaGAAGATTGCATTCAAATAGAAAGCTAGAAGGTTTCCTTAGGTAAAGCTTGGGGCACGGATTTGACTTTGTGCCATTCCCGCTGTCAGAAGCCCATTTTACTTACTAGCCACCTCCAGCGATGCATTATGGCTCACAGCCTCTCCGAGGTAATTCCTTGCTACACAGACGTAGACTCCTTCATCAGGCCTACTTTTTCGTCCATGTACTATacgtaagaaaaataaagatccaCTTGGCAGCAACATTCGGTGAGATCGAGGGTCATCTTTGTCCGTTtccactctctcccctcctttgtaCCATTCGatagtgggggtggggcggccTTCAGCTTTACAGTTCAAAGTTGCAGGTTCTCCTTTTGACACAATTAGGTCCGAAGGGTGTTCAACAATGCGAGGTGGAAAATCTTCCTGTCGAAGACGGGAGCCTGCAGAAGAATTGATGGAATATGTTCATATTTCCACTTGGAAACAGTTAAGGGTCTAAATTTAAAAGCCTAGGCTCAGGCACTGCTAGGTAAACCGGGCGTAACACTAACTACGCGGCCAACCCTATTCAGTAATTAATCTTTCTGGTGTCCACCTTAACCACGCCTTCCGATGCTTGAATCCTTTTGGCCCTCCACTAAGAAAGCGCTCTTGCTTAAATTTTGCCTGTACACATCCTGGCGGCTCTTCAAATCCCTTGTCCACAAATGCTTTCAAAAACCATCGTCCTGTCTATATAGACCCCATTCTATGTCTGTGTTTGCAGAGGAATGTGTGAGACAATTGTAGAGCATTACAAGTAACGGTATGGATTCTTAGACTCTCCTTTGTAACTAACATCGGTCAACACTTTAAAAAACCTATTTGATATAGTAATGAAAatcatattcaaatatataatgaaGCTGCtctttatatagatttttataccttcctaaataataaaagtatggaTGTGTGTACACTTTCCCCAAGTATGAATGAATTTCATTAGATACCAAtaattatatgttaatatttaatatacttcAAAGATGAAATGCTATATAACTGAgtctaaataattaaatttaacataaaatgaaaaaggacattGGGAGAGGGCCTACATTTGAACCTTATGTATTACTTAATAAGTGAGGTCCTGAGCGTacatatcatttaaatatttcctgtctgtacttttatttttttccaatgagaTTATAACTTCTGAAACAGGGATCaagattcatattttttaatattcctacCATATTGCTGCCAAGGATAGATTTAAcacacaaattttttaaagatttctcaaATGCAACAGCACAAGGCTTAATTTAATTGAGCCCCAAACCTTGATCTTATCTAGCCATCCAATCTCAATGAATAATGCAAAGTAGAAACCAGGCTTCCGTGAcacctccctttcttccccctaTTTCTCAAATCAATCTACTCATCTCCATCTCTACAGCCAGCTACCAACTCAGATCAAACTGCTATCAATTCCCACCAGGATTTAGGAAAGCTCTTAAATAGCTTCACTTCAGTGTAGCTAGAAGAAGGCTTTGAAATGCAAATACAATCCGGGTTCTCCTACTTCAGTGGCTCTTAAAATAAACTCATTGCTCTTAAGATAAAGTCTTTAACAAGATCTACAAGAGTGTACTCATTCCCCTAGCTAGCTCTCCAGACTCTTCCTGTTCCCTTCcctcttatttttcttgtcaCCTCACCTAGTGTTAGTTCATAAATACATTGTGATTTCTTCTGCCACAGGCCTACACCTGCCACAGAGTCTGTGTTGGAAATGATTTTACCCTAGTTAATATCTGCTTTCCCTTCAAATCTCTGTCCTTCCTGATCTAACATCATAAATTAAATGATCCCTTTATAAACCTAAACACCACTATATAGCTACATTTGGCAAGAATGATCAGacttacaatttaaatttttttgtttgatgCTTTGAATACTGTTTTTCCCATTAGTCTATAAGATCTATGGGTCTGATTTTGCTCATGGTTCCTTCTCTTATGTCTGGCAGAGTGCTGAGCACAtgataagcactcaataaatatgtgttgagtaaatgaaaaaaaaaaaggaatgaagtgctgataGGGAAAGacctatttgggttttttaatgttttttaaaatattttttgtgcttttatttatttttgaaagagtgagagagagagagcgcgcacgtgagcagggagggtcagagagagagggagacacagaatacgaagcaggctccagggctggaacccatgaatggtgtgagatcatgacctgaaccaaagtcagacacttaacctactgagccacccaggagccccaaagggAAGACCTATTTGAATGGAACTTGAAGCTTAAGAATCCTGTATTCTACAAAGAGAcattaaagactttattttttaaattgtaaccACATGTATACTATTCAACCGTTCCGAGACTGTAAACTCTGCATGGGCTGATTTATATCTCTAATTTGTAACGACTAcaattaacatttgtttttcttgatgaaatgaacaaataaatgatgaAGTTAAAACAGCATTTGCTTATATCAATCGTGAAATAACAAAAAGTATCATATGAAAGACAGTAATCGTTTTATAATCTGAAATACCGAGAAACAGCTTCAGTTCAATGCCTGGTATACAACATACCATAAATTCTTTAAACGAAACCGGGTTCTAATGGAGGAAAACAAACCGGCaacatgaggaaaaaataatgtgGAAACTCATACTCTCTCACAAAGGCTATCCTGAagtcaaatgaaatttaaattagattttagaTGATTCAATTGCAAAAGCTAGaaaatttcacaaaacaaaacattatattACCGGCCTTGACTTGGGCTGTAATTATGAAGGGTGGATACAAATGAGAATTGACGACTGAggtaatacatatttaattaataaagcTCACTTTGTTTTAAAGCCTGAAGTTCACTTCAGTTAGGAAAGAGGGATGCAGCGTTTGctatgagaaaacaaacaaggagaCTTAGAACTGCCTGAGAGAAGGTGTCCTGAGACACAAAGTTCGAGATGAGTCTTGAAAAATAAgtcaagaataaaagaaaggacatgaTTTCACCCAGAGGCACAGCTACAAAAGAACATGGTACAGGTGTGGGACCTGGAGGGGCCTCGTGTGGCCTCAGTGTAAGGTGCAGGTCAGAGATTAGAAGTATGTGCCTGAAGAAGTAGTCAGAAGCAATAATGTGATGGGCTTTGTATATCAAGCCAAAGTTCTGGAACCTAACTGAAGGCAAcagaacatttaaatattttaagcaaggCATAGTCGGGTTTGGTTTTAAGGAGCTCACTACTTAGTAGTATGAAACTGGACTAGAACAGGGTAAATTAGGAGGTCATGGGTCAGGAAACTTTTGTACTCTTTAAACAACTAAATTCTGCAAACTCTGACAGAgcagaaaacagaggaaagaatctaGAGACAGTTACAAAATCAACAGCATCTGATCCTTGGTAATACGGGGGTAAAACAATCGAAAAATGCACAGGATGGAGAGGAAGCACAAAATAGAGAGATTCCGAGTTTGTGATCGGAGCAGTGGGTGACATGCAGTCCCAATGAAGGTGGAGAATACAAGAGTGAaatgtggggagaggaaggacagaggagaCAATTTCCATGTATGAGAAATGGAGGGCCTGGCGTATTTCTTGAATATCCAAATGGAGGGGACACGTTGGCAACTGAATATCCAAGTTGGACCTCAGCAAGAAAATTTCAGTGGGAGCCACACAGGAGACTGGATCTGGAGACTGAaaccaggggaaagaaaaaactaACTGTCTAGGGAGAGTGGGCAGAGGAAGTAGCGGTCAATTACACAACCTGGAGATCACCCAGGCTCCACTCAAGTAGAGTGGAGCTTACCGCTCTCTCCATAACCTGCAGGACCATAGGCTGGACCACAGCTAGCGAGACTTTTGGGCATGGCGAACCCAGGCCTCCGCTTTCCCTGGAATGCTCGTCCGGCAGTATTCAGGAAAAGAGTTTCAGCAATAAAATGGTTTCTCTATTATTAAAGGCTAAATCTTCAAAAATGCTCCTTGGAATCCTCTTTCCTCAGATTGTTAATACCTATCGCTCAAAAAAGAGCTACAGCTCTCAGGACCTTTAGTCTTGCTAAAGCACATGTGATGCTTACAAAGAAAGGTATCCTACGcagcatttttcaaaattatttgactGTGGaactcttcagttttcttttctcaggaTATCCTACTGAACATTTTTCTAAGGAACACATTTCCAGAGAAAATATACTCTGTTAGCATATAATAATGCTAGCATATAATATGCAGAGGGAATGATTAggtttagcaaaaaaaaaaaaaaagctacttaaATATAGACTCAATGCCTTTGAAAACCATAACAAACACATAGAAATCTCACATTCCTCCTAATGCGGAACGTTCAGAAAAGGAACTTGCCAATTCCCGAGCGATACTTATAATGAATAATTGGTCAACctccacaataaaaaattataaatggtaaTCATCATGTCCGGAAAAACTATACTACATTATTCTTTATTATCAAGCCgaagcagaaaggaaaggcaagaaaatgaaaactagcaTTTATTATCCATCATCTCCTTCATCACAACATCTTTATGAGGTGGGCGCTGTTATATCTGGTGTCCATATGGGGGAAGTGAAACTCACAGCTGTCATTCAGCTGGAAGGAGGCGGTGCTGGGATTCAGTCCTAGTCAAACTCAAAACCTTCCTCTTCCCAACTAGTCCATAAATACTGCTAGGATTAATTAGCTACAATCCACAGAGAAACATGCTCTGTCTGTTCTTGTTTCCAACCCTGGAAGTGTTCTTGTggattgcttatttttgaaagtgtgGATAAAAATGAGATGCCGTGGAACGTGGTGGCGTCTGTTCCTCTCTCCCTATGCGCACAGAGAACACCTAACTGTAAGCCACAGTTTTCACTCAGGAAAGATTCTGATGATCAACAAATGGAGGTATAAATCTCTTATACTGTATCATCTTCTCTGAATAGGAGGTTGAATTTTGGAATGAATATCCTAATATTGTCCGTTGTTAACACTGAGAACCTCAATTGCTACACAACTTCTTGCACAATGAAAATTCGGTATTACTGGGGAACTGGGTGGAgaatgcaacccttgatctctgggttgtgagtttgaccccacattgggtgcagaggttactgaataattttttttagaaaatcttaaaaaaaatcagtattactGGTTCTCTAATTTTTCCCACCACCATACTTTTAGGGAAAAGTGTCTCATCTTCTATCAATAATGGATTCACTTTCTTAAAGGGAAACTTTGTGAGATCCAACACAGAAGGAACACATGTGACTCTCAGAAGAATGTAGATGAGTCTTCCTCCATAGAGGAAGTGTTCGCCTCCACTGGGTCATAAAGCCTCTCTCTCTAATATTTTTGActcattattaattaaaaaaaagacttctccTCTCCCTCATAAACTCTTGAGTTTCTGTAAGCCACCTTACAAACACCATCCTAGTTATGCTAATTTGTtattttggttggttggttggttggttggttttatgTTATAAGGTATAAAGTTTCTATTATACTCAGTAAAACCAAATTCCTATTTTCAGCCAAACTgcacaggaaacagaaaaggaaaaggaaaagagggtaaaaaaaagaaaaggactggCCGAGTGAGGCTTTAACAAGGCACAAGGATGATGATGTTAGCTGCCCTCGGCCAGCATCCTGGTAGAACCTTGGGAACAGAACACGACTGACTTCAGGCGAGGCCAGCGTTGGAGAATAGGGCAAAGCTGAATTCCTTCAACAACTGCCCAGttggaagataaaatataaacacaagtgactgaaatatctaaatatttacaCAACCACAGCTGGAAAAAGATAGACACATTAGTGCTAAGTATTTCAAGGAAATATATCAAAGTCACATGAAATTTATGATGTGGAAACCAAACTCCTACTTGGATGTAAACTGTTCCCCTCTTTGAAACCTCCCTTCTACAGGATCACAAAGCAAGAAACTATTTAAGAGACAGATCTTGGTAATATTCTACTGAGATatgcaaaacacacacatatgtaatttttttttttcatatgtatgaTTCAACTCTTTTTTCCTAGCATGGCAATAACATTTGTCTGAggcttttgtttatgttttcaagtcTGTTTCTACTTAGAAGATTGAAtgaaacagtatttattttattaacaaagtCTTATTTTGATCtgaatttctctttcatattctctGGTAGGTTAAAATTAGAAAccattaaatgattaaaatatccATTCGTATCATATACCCTATGGAAAACATCTTGCAGCACAGAAAGGCTTGCAAAATTACTCAAAGCACAAGAGTAACAAATTCAGTAAGTAGCTGACAGATGCACAATGAACATTAACAGACAACTGGTGACATCTGTCCTAGGTGAGAGCGGGGAGATTTAGATCTGCCTTGACAACAAACctgtatttgtaaaaaaaaaaaaaaaaaaccacctataTTCTTAAAAGAGCCTTTGCCTCTTAACCTTTTTATTCAAGCTCCATTTACATTTTAAGGAGCCTACAGCCTCCAATTATTTAACATAAATCTTATC
Encoded proteins:
- the LOC115291108 gene encoding roundabout homolog 1-like, translated to MIAEPAHFYLFGLICLCSGSRLRQEDFPPRIVEHPSDLIVSKGEPATLNCKAEGRPTPTIEWYKGGERVETDKDDPRSHRMLLPSGSLFFLRIVHGRKSRPDEGVYVCVARNYLGEAVSHNASLEVATYNSSPYKMGVTHLWLISFRDGKVPVFQSGLGPAERVNVQGPLLRGSPTVSLLRTHLGLLEAQVTVIS